Within Solea solea chromosome 1, fSolSol10.1, whole genome shotgun sequence, the genomic segment GTGTTGTCGGGTGGTCCTCTCAAACCTGGCATGTCCATATTGCAGGGGGGTACTGTCTTGAATCAGGCAAGTCCAGGACAAGCTCAAGTAAAGGGTGGAGGGGTACAGAGATTGCTACAATCTCCCAATGGTCCAGTGAAACAGTTGCTGCTTACTTCCATGCCACAGCAGACGCAAGGACAGATTCAGGTGCAGATTCCAGCCCAAGCACAGATGGTTCACGGCCAGACTCAAGTCCAAGTTCAGCCGCAGGCCCAGGCCACACAAATCCAGGTACAGGCCCAGGGCCAAGCTGCACAGATCCAAGGCCAGACAACTCAAATCCAGGTCCAGGCTCAGACCCAGGTGCAGCTCCAGCCAGCCATGCAGGCCCATGTAAGAACCACCTCTTCTTCCACCATAGACCACTAGATATCACCACCTAGTATTACAGCAGGTGATGCTGGGTGGTTTTCAGGGTTGTAGCTAAGATTCACAAACTGAATATGTAggtctgtatttgtataacTTTAATGATGAGTCTCATTCCTTGTATGTGACTCTAGGGTGCTGAAGGAAAACGGATAACCCTGGTTCTCCAGCAGCCCTCTCAGTCTGGCTCTGCTGCCTCAGTGGGTCAGGCTGTTTCAGCCCAGCAGCAGGTCACAGGGggtcaacagcagcagacaccGACTAGACTGGTGTTGGGTCAGCTCCCTGGAGGCAAACTGGTGCTCCAGGGAAGCCAGCTGGCTGCACTAACCCAGGCTCGGGCTGCAGGTCAGGCCGGAGGGCAGCCCAAAGTCCTCACAATTCAGCtacaggtgcagcagcagcccaACCAACAAGGAGGAGTCAAGGTGAGGAATACATTTTTTAGAGTTTGATGGTACCATCAGATTAGGGTTGGACAATTATTCAATAACGGCACATAATGGTTATATTATTTGACACTGATGTTTTTCCTATATTGTGTAAACACCGTTTGAGACAACAGATGATCGGTGAAAACTGTTGTCTTCTGTCTGTATAGAATTTTAAAACCACGGTTGACCCTAACCCTACAACATTTTTTGTGACCTTTCACTCAGGAGTAGAGCTACTCGCCATGATTATTGATATGGATTGATTTGACACTTTTTCGCAGTATCACCCAGCCCTACGCCATATGTTTTCAGTCCATCttacatgtatatatttctTATCGCTCTAGTTTTTTCTGGTCTTTTGTGACTAAGTACCCCTGAGATCCTGACTCTTTCTTGTTTTAAGGTGTTGTGGTGTCTTAAGAATTAGTGCAAACTTCCAGTTCATCTCCATTTATACAGATGGAGTcagtcagttttgtttttagtaattttttccccccaaattgATTCAGTGTTGCAATATACCTGTGTATTTTTGTTATAAGCCAACGTTTCAACCATTTTCCAATTTTCACAAAAATTGCTGTTTTCTAAAATCTGATCCCCTGTGATATGTTGTCGTTTAGTAAAATGCCTGCAGCTAAAACAAACTCTCTGATACTAGTGTTATTGGGGAATTATGTatttaatatcacattttctgGTCCTCTTGACACGACGTTTACAGTTTCAGATTAAAAACATTAGCACCCTGGCATTGCATTTCTACCAGTATAATCGCATTCATTTAATTTGACACGTTCTACTGAATAGTAAATCATAACTATCACTGAGTTGAATCAGTCTACATCTAGGGTGGGTTTCTGTTGAGTgcactgttgttgtttactgTCATGGCTGTATTGGCACTAACATCTAAGCACCTTCGTTGCATTTTGTGAAATGCACTAGTTTGCTGCTTTAGCCAGTGCTAGTGATTAAAAGGTCAATTTTGAATTTAATCTCTGTGTGATCACAACAGAAGGAAAATTAGCACAAAAGTTAAGCAAAGCATCTATCAGAGGTGCCTTTTATCAACTTCAAGTGTGaaattaatattaatttttctgtgtgattattttcaaaGGAATCATTGACTTGaccagtcttttttttattcactctcacagtacCAGCTGATTTCAGGAGCAGGAAATGCTGGTAACCCACAGGTGTTGCAGATCTCACAGGGCCAAGGAGGACAACGAGTTGCAGTGCCAATCAAAATGCTTCTTCAGCCACAGGTACACCTCATACTGCTTTGCATTCTTGTTTTCTAATATTACACAGAAAACATCAAAGCTTAAGTTTttgtacaaaaaagaaaacagacaagcTGAAACTGTAAAATATGCCCGTTGTCTTTGATACAGACAACCGTGGTATCTTCAGCTGGTGGCACGGTCTCTGTGGTGAAGGTAATAAACACATCTGCAGCAggcccctccaccaccaccaccacttcgTCCCAGGCCATTCGCATCACCAAGGCCCCAGGCGAGCCTGCCTCAGTTCGACGAGTAGAAATCTTGTGCAAGCAGGAGAAGGCCAACCGTATTGTGGCTGAGGCTATAGCCCGGGCCAAGGCACGTGGTGAGAAGAACCTACCCAGAGTCCTGAATCAGGATGAGCTTCCATCAACCCAGACCTCTCCCGAGATAGGGGGCACCATAACTGTGGTGTCTGCTCCTAAGAAAAAGAACAGTGGCGGAAGCAAGAAGAAAAGTCCTGTTGCTGGTGGAGCAACACCCAAACCTGTAGGAGGAGCTGATAAAAAGAGCAAAGTGAAGACACCGGGAGGAACATCTGGAGTGGCTGGAGGAACAGTAACACCTGGGACAGGAAGCAAGAGCAAAAGCAAAACTAAGACAAAGTAAGTGATGTGTTTGCAGTTAGCAGGTGTTGGAATGACTTAAACCTAacttattttagtttgaaaaagtATCATCatagaaaatgttattttatccTTTACCTGCAGCACTATTACTCTAGTGGgagcaaagaaaaggaagagaaatGCTTCCTCGGACCATTCTGATGGGGAGTTGAGTCCGGCCTCACCTGCTACACTGGAAGATGACATGATTATGGTACACGCACTCTCACGCATGTCCacaattttgaaataaaaagcacaatttGGTCAACTTAAATGACAATTTGTTTGCAATTTACTCCAACTATTATCACACAAAGAATGAAGAATTTGTTGTATATTAAAGCAACAAACCTGAATCCAGTTATCTTTGAGCAAACTTTGGCATTGCTATACACACTTTATCTTTATTGGAAAATACATTGAACTAACATTTGAAAAGATAAAAGTTAGACTTAAGATCCTCTTGCTGACACTGTTTGTAGatcattttgaagtggaaaaaCTACTATGAAGAATAAGAAGAACACATCCATTTGAAACAAGTTGTTGTGTGAAGCCATGAATGTGTCTATTTGTTACTTGATATTTTGGGAGAAAATAACACCTAGCACATAGTTGAACCCCAAAAATCTTGACGCACGCCTCTCTTTTCTGGCCAGAAGAGGCGCTCCAATCGTgtggtgaagaggaagaagtaCACAGAGGACCTGGATATCAAAATAacagatgatgaggatgagcagGAAGATGTAGATGTTACTACGACTGCAGCAGCTGTCGCCTCCATCAGTGgcagcacagcagcacagcTTAAACAGGAAATGGAGCTGGACGGTGATGGGCAGCCCACCATGCAGTTCTTTGTGGTGAGTGTAGAACTATTGTTTATTGTAATAGTTATTTCCTCTCGGgaaaatttgaaagaaaactaCTGCATAAAAGTTGTATATTATCTGAAAGTTTATGTgagctgtgtgtttgcagtgtaaTTTTTGTATATTATAAATTTAAATCTTATGTGTCACTTCAAATTAATTCCAGGAAAATCCAAGTGAAGAAGATGCTGCGATTGTGGACAAAGTTCTTTCCATGAGGTTAACCAAAAAAGAAGtatgttttatacatttaaagttTTGCTCTAAGCTTGTTAAAATCCTGCGTTCATATTGTAAATAATATCCTAATTACCTGGTCTTCTCTTTTTAGGTGTGCCCAGGCCAGTACACCACTGTTGAAGAATTCTTTGTGAAATACAAGAACTAGTAAGTTTAATTTTCTCATTAAATAACTTGACATTTGTGCTTGACCAGTTTTGTTTCTTGAATGTTGAAAACtggacttcctgttttgttttttccagttCGTATTTACACTGTGAATGGGCCAGCATGCAACAGTTGGAGAAGGATAAGAGGATCCACCAGAAGATCAAGAGATTCAAGACTAAACACGCACAAATGAGACACATCTTCCAAGAGGTGAGAGAGGGACACATGCTAAAACCTCCTATTTTGTAGTTCAACTGCTTggattacacattttattttttgctgctATTGTCTTTAATTGTGTGGGTTCTTTTAAGGAGGAGGAGCCTTTTAATCCTGACTATATTGAAGCAGACAGGATCCTAGATGTGTCCCATAGTGTGGACAAAGACAACGGAGAGGTGAGAGAATAAGAAATCGCTGAATAAAAGAGAGTTCTCCCTAAGTCATGTCTTTGAActataaaatatgactttttcatgaagtttaatttttaaatacttcctcttctttcccctATAGCCTGTTATCTACTACCTGGTGAAGTGGTGCTCCCTGCCTTATGAAGATGCCACTTGGGAGCTGAAGGAAGATGTAGACGAGGGCAAGGTTGAGGAGTTCGGCAAACTCCAAAACCGACAACCTCGTCTGAAGAAAATGGTGCGTCAGCAGCAGTTTTTATTTCTAACCACCTATTTGTTTGCACATTTTGAATTTCCTACtcatgaaaagcaaaaaaattaaagaaaaatgatatataataatTTACCTCAAAATTCaattaattcaattattaatattacaaaATTCCGTGTTATACCTCTTTGgcacataaataacacatgcgGGCACATTATAATGAATTCTCTTCAGTCTTATTTAtgtagagcagtggttcccagATTTTTCACAGTCCCCTACCCCTTCAGACATTTGCCCTTCAGCCATGTACCCCCTAAGTCTGCCTGTAAGCTTGATGATCTTGTCGTGcctgatatttatttaatttcctttacCTTCCCTCTCGTCAGGCTCGGCCTCCTGCTAGTTCGTGGAAGAAACTGGAAGAGACTAGAGAGTACAAGAATGGGAACATACTCAGAGAGTACCAACTGGAAGGAGTCAACTGGCTGCTCTTCAACTGGTACAACAGGTATttatcacacacagtcacttttTCACACTGCAATGTTACTGGGTGTGGTGCTTTCATTTAAGAAGTATCAGTAGAAATGACTGATGTAGTTGAGCACAACCTAAAGGaacaacatgaaaaatgttTAATCTGTATTTTGTACCCTTAAGATGATTGTTAATTGATCCTCAGCATTCATATTTCTTTCTCATCTCTCAGGCAGAATTGTATCCTGGCAGACGAGATGGGTCTGGGCAAGACTATCCAGTCCATTGCACTGCTGTCTGAGGTGTATAATGTTGGAATCCAAGGCCCCTTCCTTGTTATTGCTCCACTCTCCACCATCACTAACTGGGAGAGAGAGTTCTCCACATGGACCAACATGAACGCCATCGTCTACCATGGGAGCTTGGCCAGCCGTCAGATGATCCAGCAGTATGAGATGTACAGCAAGGACGACAAGGTAGCATCATTGATGACTGTTGTTGTCTTTTGACTTTACTGATGTCACATGTTTCTAATGAAAATGATTCTGCCCATAGGATCATTTGATTCCTGGTGCATACAAGTTTGATGCCCTCATCACAACCTTTGAGATGGTGTTGTCCGACTGTCCTGAGCTGAGGGAAATCTCGTGGCGTTGTGTCATCATTGATGAGGCTCATCGCCTCAAGAATCGCAACTGCAAGCTTTTGGACAGCTTGAAGATGATGGATCAGGTGAGAGGACCCCAGCTAATGCTTCATGACTGTTACCACTCGTCAGATGTGTGGAGAAGAACAGGAGCTCTGCTGCTCTAGCAGCCTTATTACTGGTCCTCCTCCACTACCCCGCTTCCCTTAATCTCTACCTTTTTCCCTGTGTCCTGTTTTTTCTCACAGGAACACAAAGTGTTATTGACCGGCACTCCTCTTCAGAACACTGTGGAGGAACTCTTCAGTTTACTCCATTTCCTGGAGCCAGCTCAGTTCCCCTCTGAGACAGAGTTCCTCAGAGACTTTGGAGACCTGAAAACAGAAGAACAGGTATGAAATACACTCATGTTGACAGATATCCTGAGAGTCATTGGGTGTTAAAACATTATATTTCCTAATATTTAATTGTTATTGTTCAGCTGTCATTGAGCCAGTgctttgttttggtcttttaGGTTCAGAAGCTACAGGCCATCTTGAAACCTATGATGTTAAGAAGGCTAAAGGAGGATGTTGAGAAGAACTTAGCACCCAAACAGGAGACCATCATTGAGGTACTTACTTTGAAATTGTCATTTCCTTTATGcactcatttgtttgtgttttattgacatCAATAACAACTGATGTGAAATCAAGTAACAGTTTGTGACgagttatttaaaaaacaaacaaacattgagccttgtgaatgaaatgaaaacacaagatGCAAAGAGAAAAACCTGCTATGGTCCACAGAGCTCTTAACAGAACTtgttgaaaatgattaaaacaacaattgtACTACATGTACGTTTGCTATTGAATTTTTGAAAACTGAAACTTTCCCCCCAGGTTGAGTTGACTGATGTCCAGAAGAAGTATTATCGAGCCATCTTGGAacgaaacttcagtttcctcagTTTAGGGGCAACCAGTAACAGCAATGTCCCTAACCTGCTCAACACTATGATGGAGCTACGCAAGTGCTGCAACCACCCCTACCTCATCAATGGTATTGTTTTGTAGATGGTGTTCAAAGTTTTACATTTATCCTCTTTGCTGTAGTTAGTGTGATATACAGCATTCTACATACATCtacatatttttgtttctgtttcgtTTTATTACCCTTTCCACTAACTAATAAGAAGTTTGCCGTTCCACTCAAAATAAGTTGACAGCTACTATTTATTAGTGCTATTTCATTAGGCTAAGAAAATAGTACTGCAGAAAATGCAATTGACTCTTTTCAACATATTTCCTGCAGAAAATAAAGCTCCATTGTCACATTGTGTGGAATTGCATTGACTAGATAATATTTTGTAATGTTTGACTTTGTAAAGTGACTGAGGGAAAAGTTGTTGCAGAGTAATAATTCAAATGTTGCGCACGTTTGTTCATTTAATCTTGACTTTGAACATTTGCTTCCACCCCCAGAGAGCTAATAAATTTAGAGGAAAGgtttaaacaatacatttacaGATATTTTGTAAATTCAGCACATTGAGCAATATCttaaattctctctctctgtctctgtctttctgtcttctaGGTGCAGAGGAGAAGATAGTAGCCGAGCTGCGGCAGGTTTACGACCCCATGGCCTCGGACTTCCATTTGCAGGCCCTGATTCGCTCAGCAGGCAAGCTGGTGCTGCTAGACAAGCTGCTGCCTCGCCTAAAGGCTGGTGGCCACAAAGTGCTGATCTTCTCTCAGATGGTGCGCTGCTTAGACATTTTGGAGGACTACCTCATCAACAAAAGGTATGAGAGTCGTGGTTGCTTTTTTATGTGAATGATCAATGATATTCATTCTAGTTTATACATGTGATTGGAGgcaatatttattcatattatgCATCGATATGTTCATGttgctatttcttttttttcttttcacagatACCTTTATGAGCGTATTGATGGCAGAGTGCGTGGAAACCTGCGCCAGGCTGCCATCGACCGCTTTAGTAAACCTGACTCAGACCGCTTCGTCTTCCTGCTGTGTACCCGAGCTGGCGGTTTGGGTATTAacctcactgctgctgacaCCTGTGTTATATTTGACTCTGACTGGAACCCTCAAAATGACCTGCAGGTACAAGACTGTGCTATTTACAAAGTAACAGTTTCGTTAGACCTCAAGAACTACAAATTACTTGAGAGATGCATGCAatttttgattaattgatttctttattatgaaTCAATCAATGAAAGTTTTTTACTCTTCACTTATCACATTCAATCCACAGCTCCCCTGACCcttctggttttttttctcctgctccaGGCCCAAGCAAGGTGTCATCGTATCGGTCAATCGAAGGCAGTTAAAGTCTACCGCCTGATTACCAGGAACTCCTATGAGAGGGAGATGCTGGATAAAGCAAGTCTGAAGCTTGGGCTGGACCGTGCCGTCCTGCAGAGCATGAGTGGCAACAAGGAGAGTAACGTCAATGGGGTGAGAAAACTACTAGTCATTAACCAAAACCAGGCTATTTTTTAGGTCCGTCTCAATTCATGGTATCTTTTTGAGTATTTTGTTATATGATTTAAAGCTGGCATTCAGAGCTCAAAGTATCCTATTATCCTTTGCTCTGCAGCAGTCCAGCTGTTGACAATAGCACACCTACAGGTGcatttttacaatttaaaaaaaaaaaaagaagaaaaaagcaaatTAAGCTCAAGCTAACACATAGTGGATGAAAAATCTATACTGTCCCCGTTCCAGCTCTTAACAGTGTCATATATTGTATGATTGTCCATGTAATCCTCATTAGATCCAGCAGTTCTCTAAGAAGGAGATAGAGGACCTCCTGAGAAAAGGAGCGTATGCCGCCATCATGGATGAGAATGATGAGGGCAGTCGCTTTTGTGAGGAGGATATTGATCAGATCCTTCAGCGAAGAGCCACCACCATTACCATTGAGAGTGAGGGCAAGGGCTCCACCTTCTCCAAGGCCAGCTTTGTCGCCTCCGAAAACCGCAATGACATCGCCCTGGACGACCCTGAATTTTGGGAGAAGTGGGCAAAGAAGGCCGACATAGATATGGACACCATCAACCGCAAggtaaagaataaaaaaaaataaaaacagtgtgaTCCATGTGTTTGATATGTAGTGAGTCAAACATGTCACTTGGAGCAGGCTTTGCTACATTCCTGATGAGAGGAGATGTTTCAGAGCTGATTGTAATGAACAACTCATGCATttttattgccttgttttggtttggtaattttaaatgaatataaattcCATTGTGATatgaaataaaacttttcaggaataaaaagacaaaacacaatgCAGTAGGCTTGCTTCCTTTGTGGCCCGGTTTGGCCCAGACCAGGGCCTGGTAGAATTGGAAATTCCTTATCGAGTTGTATTCATGTTGATGAGCTTGAATATCTAAATGTTAATTCCTGTTGGATTACTTTTCCCTCCCACAGAACACCCTTGTGATAGACACTCCCAGAGTACGCAAGCAGACTCGACAATTTTCCAGTTTACGAGGCGAGGGTGGAGACCTGTCTGATTTGGAAAGCGATGATGAGTATCCACCTGCCAATTCCAGACAGTCTCGTTCTTCCCGGCGCGCTGACCGCCATAGTGGAGGAGGATACGGCCGCACAGACTGCTTCCGGGTCGAGAAACACCTTCTTGTCTATGGGTAAATAAACAATAGCTTTCAGTATAAAAGTGTTACTCTTAACTCCCATCCCGTGTTTTCACCTTATTTCGTATTTTGTTCTTGTGCAGTTGGGGACGTTGGAGAGACATCCTGTCACATGCTAGATGTAAGCGACGTTTGAGTGAGCGGGATGTTGAGACGATCTGCCGTGTCATCCTGGTCTTTTGTCTGCTTCACTACCGCGGAGATGAGAACATCAAGAGCTTCATCTGGGAGCTCATCACTCCGCCGGAGAATGGGTGTGGACCAACAACTCTACTCAACCACTCTGGTAAGAGGCTGCACACAGAATATTCAAAACATTTCTGAGGCTATGAGTGTGTTTGTCGTTGAAAActgtttcaaattaaaagctgtGTTTAAATACCTCCTTTAATATTCATCTTCTTTCTACCACCAAGGACTGTCTATCCCCGTACCAAGAGGCAGGAAGGGTAAAAGGGTAAAGGCCCAGAGCACATTTGATGTTCAGAAAGTGGAGTGGATCCGAAAGTACAACCCTGACACTCTTCTTCTGGATGAGAGCTACCGCAAACATCTCAAGCACCAGTGCAACAAGTCAGTAAAGCTGAGCCAGCTGTTAATGTATTCATGTGTTTGCCTTCTCATCTATGTTCAAACATTAAAACGTCTCACCTCTTTGCTGCAGGGTATTGCTCAGGGTGCGTATGCTCTACTACCTGAAGCAGGAAGTGATTGGCGAACATGCCGACACCGTTCTGAAAGGAGCTGTCATAAGGTATATAATGCATTCCTTTACACATTGAATATACTTTACCTCCTTAATATAAGACTCAAATTCAGTAAAATATTGATGCTTTTTCCAGGGAGCTTGATATCTGGATGCCTGAGATGGAGCAACAGGAAGTGCCAGCAGGATGGTGGGATTCTGAGGCAGACCGCTCACTGCTCTCTGGTGTATTCAAACATGGTACATTCTCTCTATATAGTCTAATTTAGTCATTTCTGATTTATGGCAAAATTTCCAGTTTGCTTGTCTCCACTTTTTGCTTtgggtttgttttagttttcaaCTGTATCCCTGTTTCCAGGTTATGAAATGTACACCACCATGCGTGCTGATCCCTGCCTCTGCTTCCTGGAGAGAGCTGGTCGACCTGATGACAAGGCCATCGATGCCGAGCAGCACACTGGTGACACTGAGATGGGGGACGAGTGAGTGGCGCCTACTTCAGATTATTCTGGTTTCCCTTTGTATTTATGTACTAAATATATTTATAGCAAACGCTACAGTCACAatagttttgtgattttttatttttttttattttgtgaaagtgGAAACTTTCTCTTTTGTCATATCTGGAGGAAATGTGCAATATTTTGGACAGTATGCTTCTTCAATGACCTGTGattgtctgttttgtgttgtgcagtGCTGACTATGATAAATACTCAGAGGACCCAGAGTTCAAACCGGCCTCAAGGCACAAAGATCTTTTCGAGGAGGTACGAGTCCAAGTCACATCCTAAACATTTGTGTCTGCACTTGTGTCTTTGCATCTTTGCAGCGGAGCTTAAAAAATGAAGTATGTGTCATTAATTGCCAGTCTGTTCTCCAGACTGACTCGATGAACGTGGATGATGAGATTTCTGTTGAGGAAAGGTCGGGGCCATTGATCACAGAAAACTTCCTGAGCCTGAGTGGTGCGAGCAACTGGCCCTCAAGCTCATCACTCACGGCAAGGTTACGCCGGCTTATCACGGCTTTCCAACGCAGCTACAGACAGGAGCAGCTGAAGATTGAAGCTGAGGCAAAGGGCGACCGCAGGCGCAGGCGGTGTGAACAAGCCAGTAAACTGAAGGAGATTGCACGGCAGGAGCGCCAGCAGAGGTACACGTACATCTTTGTAAAAATGTATGGCATGCAGATTGTGTCAAAGAGATTATTGCTTCAGAATCTTTCCTCAATTTTATCAGATGTTAATGCTCTCAGACCGACCCATCTCATTCCTGTTGTTCTCCACCTAGATGGACACGTAGAGAGGAGTGTGACTTCTACCGTGTGGTATCGACCTTTGGTGTGGTGAAGTTGAAAAAGGAACCAGATTTTCCTGAGGCCGGAGACCTTGAATTTGACTGGATTCGCTTTCGCACCTTTGCTCGCCTGGATAAAAAAACTGACGAGAGTCTCAGCCGATACTTCCGCTCTTTTGTTGCCATGTGTCGGAGGGTTTGCCACCTCCCAGGCAGAGACGGTAACTACAGTAtttgaaataattattttattcagGCTCCACATTTGTCCACAGTTCAACACCCTGCAGACAGAGACCACATTTTCTAAATATCCATGTGatttactgtactatactaCAGACTAATTTACATTTTGGTTAAATTAGAACATGTTGCGTGTCTAAGCTTTTGTGTTTTAACCTTTAATTCTCATCCAAATCAGATTCTGCAGAGAATTCCCAGACTGTGGCCCCCATCACTGAGGAGCGTGCTTCCCGTACCCTTTACCGTATTAGCCTTTTGCGTCGCCTGCGTGAGCGAGTCCTGCCCCACCCCTCCCTGGAGGAGCGACTAACCCTGGCCCTGCCGAACTCCGAGCTGCCCAGTTGGTGGAATATACCAGACCACGATCGTGAGCTGATGCTTGGTGCTGATCTGCATGGTGTCAGCCGCACTGAGCTTTCCATATTAGCAGACCCACAGTTCACCTTCAATCAGGCTAGGGAAGAGTTCATCCAGAACCAGCAggcccccccctctcctccccctccaccgCAACCAC encodes:
- the chd8 gene encoding chromodomain-helicase-DNA-binding protein 8 isoform X4, which translates into the protein MADPIMDLFEDTPLFNLDALPDDSFSQVSSDPVEEALKLALGQVDPPTEPESTPELMVNAGLSVPVAAPSISDPAPVQLPIQQSVPVATAQTVSIAAAPIMNPAPADTVPQIQAQTNIPIASNTTAVSSSTILLSSPLTVSSSPATTTATTTQLTQITHQLTHQLTPQQLAAIAQQAGGKIVILKGPQGQAQVLQTVSGATTQTSGKVIRVLSGGPLKPGMSILQGGTVLNQQTQGQIQVQIPAQAQMVHGQTQVQVQPQAQATQIQVQAQGQAAQIQGQTTQIQVQAQTQVQLQPAMQAHGAEGKRITLVLQQPSQSGSAASVGQAVSAQQQVTGGQQQQTPTRLVLGQLPGGKLVLQGSQLAALTQARAAGQAGGQPKVLTIQLQVQQQPNQQGGVKYQLISGAGNAGNPQVLQISQGQGGQRVAVPIKMLLQPQTTVVSSAGGTVSVVKVINTSAAGPSTTTTTSSQAIRITKAPGEPASVRRVEILCKQEKANRIVAEAIARAKARGEKNLPRVLNQDELPSTQTSPEIGGTITVVSAPKKKNSGGSKKKSPVAGGATPKPVGGADKKSKVKTPGGTSGVAGGTVTPGTGSKSKSKTKTNTITLVGAKKRKRNASSDHSDGELSPASPATLEDDMIMKRRSNRVVKRKKYTEDLDIKITDDEDEQEDVDVTTTAAAVASISGSTAAQLKQEMELDGDGQPTMQFFVENPSEEDAAIVDKVLSMRLTKKEVCPGQYTTVEEFFVKYKNYSYLHCEWASMQQLEKDKRIHQKIKRFKTKHAQMRHIFQEEEEPFNPDYIEADRILDVSHSVDKDNGEPVIYYLVKWCSLPYEDATWELKEDVDEGKVEEFGKLQNRQPRLKKMARPPASSWKKLEETREYKNGNILREYQLEGVNWLLFNWYNRQNCILADEMGLGKTIQSIALLSEVYNVGIQGPFLVIAPLSTITNWEREFSTWTNMNAIVYHGSLASRQMIQQYEMYSKDDKDHLIPGAYKFDALITTFEMVLSDCPELREISWRCVIIDEAHRLKNRNCKLLDSLKMMDQEHKVLLTGTPLQNTVEELFSLLHFLEPAQFPSETEFLRDFGDLKTEEQVQKLQAILKPMMLRRLKEDVEKNLAPKQETIIEVELTDVQKKYYRAILERNFSFLSLGATSNSNVPNLLNTMMELRKCCNHPYLINGAEEKIVAELRQVYDPMASDFHLQALIRSAGKLVLLDKLLPRLKAGGHKVLIFSQMVRCLDILEDYLINKRYLYERIDGRVRGNLRQAAIDRFSKPDSDRFVFLLCTRAGGLGINLTAADTCVIFDSDWNPQNDLQAQARCHRIGQSKAVKVYRLITRNSYEREMLDKASLKLGLDRAVLQSMSGNKESNVNGIQQFSKKEIEDLLRKGAYAAIMDENDEGSRFCEEDIDQILQRRATTITIESEGKGSTFSKASFVASENRNDIALDDPEFWEKWAKKADIDMDTINRKNTLVIDTPRVRKQTRQFSSLRGEGGDLSDLESDDEYPPANSRQSRSSRRADRHSGGGYGRTDCFRVEKHLLVYGWGRWRDILSHARCKRRLSERDVETICRVILVFCLLHYRGDENIKSFIWELITPPENGCGPTTLLNHSGLSIPVPRGRKGKRVKAQSTFDVQKVEWIRKYNPDTLLLDESYRKHLKHQCNKVLLRVRMLYYLKQEVIGEHADTVLKGAVIRELDIWMPEMEQQEVPAGWWDSEADRSLLSGVFKHGYEMYTTMRADPCLCFLERAGRPDDKAIDAEQHTGDTEMGDDADYDKYSEDPEFKPASRHKDLFEETDSMNVDDEISVEERSGPLITENFLSLSGASNWPSSSSLTARLRRLITAFQRSYRQEQLKIEAEAKGDRRRRRCEQASKLKEIARQERQQRWTRREECDFYRVVSTFGVVKLKKEPDFPEAGDLEFDWIRFRTFARLDKKTDESLSRYFRSFVAMCRRVCHLPGRDDSAENSQTVAPITEERASRTLYRISLLRRLRERVLPHPSLEERLTLALPNSELPSWWNIPDHDRELMLGADLHGVSRTELSILADPQFTFNQAREEFIQNQQAPPSPPPPPQPLSIIPLIQPKTEDDLPDVKEEVADDEARLLGAELLADLQSTPLSHHDGKVQGQGWNFKKSRGRGGRTEGGTKGERGSDSDSDSDSGSSSSEQSGSSDESGESEEEGEKAAKVCDMDEDNSLLSITASQDGIPPPDPIRVEWPKDRVLINRLDTLCTLVLTGQWPSGRRYVPEAQLNPSSDLMGDEMAFTRLIRKPSSMTAGPGAEGEDGEFTVKLLKEEGLKLTFSKQALMPNGSGESSNRKKRKDQELSDPEGLLDPLERTPRRRDPPTWLKENPDYEVEGDMLELLVNRSKRKRRRRANKVLTGSEKVKVINMRTGKKVGAAFCPMLQDLREYLEENPDNAVAPDWSDTVRSSGFLPETHFHRLLTDHSEIPKKSRRRHHHHHHHHHHHHTPEPVPEDPNLDGVEEETLVSDGAYMMDEEDLETSHHFLTSPDFDVKMMGGDSISHGDYDSSDQEALLDDVIIAQKDSDSSSSSED